One segment of Hippopotamus amphibius kiboko isolate mHipAmp2 chromosome 4, mHipAmp2.hap2, whole genome shotgun sequence DNA contains the following:
- the OPN1SW gene encoding short-wave-sensitive opsin 1 → MSKMSEEEEFLLFKNISLVGPWDGPQYHLAPVWAFHLQAAFMGFVFFAGTPLNATVLVATLRYRKLRQPLNYILVNVSLGGFIYCIFSVFVVFITSCHGYFVFGRHVCALEAFLGCTAGLVTGWSLAFLAFERYIIICKPFGNFRFSSKHALMVVLATWTIGIGVSIPPFFGWSRFVPEGLQCSCGPDWYTVGTKYYSEYYTWFLFIFCYIVPLSLICFSYSQLLGALRAVAAQQQESASTQKAEREVSHMVVVMVGSFCLCYTPYAALAMYIVNNRNHGVDLRFVTIPAFFSKSACVYNPIIYCFMNKQFRACIMEMVCGKPMTDESDVSSSQKTEVSTVSSSQVGPN, encoded by the exons ATGAGCAAGATGTCAGAGGAGGAGGAGTTTTTGCTGTTCAAGAACATCTCCTTGGTGGGGCCGTGGGATGGGCCTCAGTACCACCTCGCCCCTGTCTGGGCCTTTCACCTCCAGGCAGCTTTCATGGGCTTTGTCTTCTTTGCAGGGACGCCACTCAACGCTACCGTGCTGGTGGCCACACTGCGCTACAGAAAGTTGCGGCAGCCACTCAACTATATTCTGGTCAATGTGTCCTTGGGGGGCTTCATCTACTGCATCTTCTCTGTCTTTGTCGTCTTCATCACCAGCTGCCATGGATACTTTGTCTTCGGCCGCCATGTTTGCGCCCTGGAGGCCTTCCTGGGCTGTACAGCAG GTCTGGTGACAGGCTGGTCACTGGCCTTCTTGGCCTTTGAGCGCTACATCATCATCTGTAAGCCCTTCGGCAACTTCCGCTTCAGCTCCAAGCACGCACTGATGGTGGTCCTGGCCACCTGGACCATTGGTATTGGTGTCTCCATCCCACCCTTCTTTGGCTGGAGCCG GTTCGTCCCTGAGGGTCTACAGTGTTCCTGTGGTCCCGACTGGTACACCGTGGGCACCAAATATTACAGCGAGTACTATACCTGGTTCCTCTTCATCTTCTGCTACATTGTGCCTCTCTCCCTCATCTGCTTTTCCTACTCTCAGCTGCTGGGGGCCCTCAGAGCT GTTGCAGCTCAGCAGCAGGAGTCAGCCTCTACCCAGAAGGCTGAGCGGGAGGTGAGCCACatggttgtggtgatggtgggATCCTTCTGTCTCTGTTACACACCCTATGCTGCCCTGGCCATGTATATAGTCAACAACCGTAACCATGGGGTGGATTTACGGTTTGTCACCATTCCTGCCTTCTTCTCCAAGAGTGCTTGCGTCTACAATCCTATCATCTACTGCTTCATGAATAAGCAG TTCCGAGCTTGCATCATGGAGATGGTGTGTGGAAAGCCCATGACAGATGAGTCTGACGTGTCCAGCTCCCAGAAAACAGAAGTTTCTACTGTCTCTTCTAGCCAAGTTGGCCCCAACTAA